In Candidatus Manganitrophus morganii, the genomic window CCAATCATTGCTCCCCTCCAGCCAGACCTCGTTGTATCCCTTCCATCCCCAGCTGCACATCGGCGGGGTCGCCACCTGATTCCTCGGATTCTCGCGGAGATACTCTGCCGGTGTGGTGAGGCGGAAAATGTTCTGATCGTAGGCGCTTTTCCGAATGAAAAAGTCGATCCATTCCGGTCCTTCAAACCACCAATGCCCGAAGAGCTCGGCGTCGTAGGGGGCGACGATCACCGGCTTTCGCCCCATGGCGTCGTGGAGGTGTGCGATCTGGCGTTCCCGGTTGAACATGAAATTTCCCGCGTGCTCCGCCGCCCGGTCGATCGCCCATCCCCGGTGATACGGCTCCTTGTGGTCGGTTTTCCCGGTAATCCGGTGATATTTGATTCCGGTTGAAATGCGGATGCCGCCGTCGTGGATGTAGGGCCGGACGTAGTCGAGATCGAGGTCAAAGCCGATGTCGCGATAGAAATCGCGGTAAACGAAATCGCCCGGGTAGCCCTCCTCCGCGCTCCAGACCTGCTTCGACGATTCGACATCCCGTCCGAACGCCGCGACCTTCGCGGGGGTGTAGATCGGGGCGTAGAGGGCATATTTCGGACGGGGAACGGCGTGGAGGAGTCCATGAGAATCGACGATGAAATATTGAAGCCCGGAGGCGGCCAGGTGTTCTTCCAATCCGGGATAATAGCCGCACTCGGGAAGCCAGATCCCGCGGGGACGCCGGCCGAAGTGGCGTTCATATTCCCGCGCGCCGATCTCGACCTGCGCCCGCACGGCATTCGGATTGACCGCCATGAGCGGAAGAAATCCGTGCGTGGCCGCCGAGGTCATCAGCTCGACCGAGCCTTCTTCCTGGAAGGCGCGAAAGGCGGCGAGAAGATTCCGCCGGTATCGATCGTTGAAGACGGTCCGCGCTTCCCGGAACCGATCGAGATACATCCGGGCGGTCGAATGAAACTCCGGCTGGCTCCGCGTCCGATGCACTTCCTTCTCCGCAAGCTCGATCAGCCGCTCGATGTGTTCCAAATAACGCCGCTGCAGAAGCGGATCGCTGAGCATGGCGGCCAGGGTCGGCGTGATCGAGAGGGTGATCCGAAAGGGGACCCGATCGTTCAATAGTTTTTCAAAGATCGTGATGAACGGAATATACGTTTCGGTAATGGCCTCAAAGAGCCAATCCTCTTCGAGGAACTCCGGATATTCGGGGTGGCGCACAAAGGGAAGGTGTGAATGGAGAATGAGTGAGAGAGATCCTTTTTCCATGGGAACCTCCTAAAGGCCGTTCAGAGCTGTGAGGCGACAAAGAAGAGAACGTGAGGCGTGAGGGGTAAAAGCGCCTGACGCCTCACGTGTTTTCGCTTTTTCGGAGCAGTCCCGGAGAGAAGAGGCTTGAGATCGCCTCTCTTTCTTGCTCGAACGGCTCCAGCGGCAACCTTCTTCCTTCGTCGGAGGCAAGCGTTCCTTCCGGCGACCACCACTCTTCATCGAACCGGTCGGAAGGGCCGGCCGGTGGGGTGTGGGCGCTGTTTGATCGGGCGATCGTCGCGAATGCGCCGGAACGGGACTTCATGCCGATATCGATCAAAAAATTCCGGTCGGGTTTGCCGACATCGACATACCAGTTTCCGATCCGGTGGTCGACGTCAATGTCCCAAAAATGGGTCAAATCGCTCCGCTCCGAAAGATCGTAAACCCGCAGGGCGAGGCGGCTTTCCGGATCGGCCAGTTTCCGATGGGTCTCTCCGATTCCTTCGTGGGTCACCTCCCAATAGCTGTAGATCCACCAGGGGTCGCGGACCAGGGCGACGACCTGGTTGACGCCATATTCCATTGGAATCTCCGGATAGGTTGCAGTGCCGACGCCAGCCCTTTCCTCTTCGGCTTCTCCCTCTCCGGCATGTTCGGTCATCCTGCTTGCCGTGACCGCTTCTTTCTCCGTCAAGGGGGCGGGCTCCCTTTTTTCCGCCGGAGAAAGCGATTCCAGCAAAACGGAAACGATCTCGCTCTTACGCATGGAAGGGCGAAGACGAATCGCATGGGTCTTGGCGAGAGAGCGAAGGGCGGCGATATTCTTTTTTTCAAGCTCTTGTCGATTCATGAAGACTCCTCACTTTTCACTGCATCGTACAATCATCCATTACGAAGGGTCATTCCTTATCCAGGTGATGTGGGGTGGTCTGGGGTGATCCGGGGCGGCTCGGCGCGCCCTGGGTGGCGTGTCGGCAATACGGACAAGCGGTCCACTCGGGCTGAAGGAACTTCCCGCAGGAAGCGCAGACATAGGGAGAGGCGCAGCCGCAGTGGGGGCAGATCAGATAATCGAGGTGAAGCGTTCGGTGACACTGAGGACAAAGATTCCTAAAGGTCTCTTCCATTTCAACCACACGGATGACCTCCTCCGTCGTGGTGATCCCCTGTGCGACCTTCTGAAGGCCGTCTTCCTGCAAGGTGCTCATTCCGAAGGCGGCCGTCATGGCGCGGATCTCTTGCTCGGTTACGCCGCTCGCGATCAGCTCCCTTAATTTGGTGGAGAGGGTGAAGAGCTCAAAAATGCCGCGCCGACCCGAGAAACCGGTGTAGTGGCAGGCGGCGCATCCTTTTTCTTGAAAGAAAGCGCCACCCGCCGGCGCTTCCACCCGGCATTGGAGGCAGAGCTTTCGGACCAGGCGTTGTGCAACGATGCCGACCACCGCGGAGGAGACGAGGTATCGCGGGATTCCGATATCAATCAGCCGGGTGATCGTCGAGACGGCGTCATTCGTATGGAGCGTGGAGAGAACCAGGTGGCCGGTCATCGCTGCGCGAAAGGCGATCTCCGCCGTCTCCAGATCGCGAATTTCGCCGATCAGAATAATGTTGGGGTCTTGACGGAGGATCGATCGAAGGGCGGCGGCGAAGGTCAGGCCGATCTCCGAGTTGATCTGCACCTGGTTGACCCCTTCGATCGTGTATTCGACCGGATCTTCGACCGTGGTCAGGTTTTTCGTTTCCGACTTCAATTCGTTGATGATGGCGTAGAGGGTGGTGGTCTTTCCGCTTCCGGTCGGGCCGGTCACCAGGATCATCCCCTTCTTTTTTTTGCTCATCTGGCGGATCAGCTGAAGCGACTTCTCATCGAGTCCGATCTGATCGAGCTGAATCAAGATCCGTGTCTGGTCGAGGATGCGCAAGACGACCTTCTCGCCGTAGAGGGTCGGGAGGATTGAAACGCGGAGGTCGACTTCATGGCCCTCCACGACGACCCGGACCGCGCCGTCTTGGGGGAGGCGCCGTTCGGCGATGTCGAGCTTGGCCAAGATTTTGATCCGGGAGATCAATGGATTCTGAACCCACTTGGGAAGATGCATCTCATCTTTCAACAGACCGTCGATCCGATAACGCACCCCGCAATCTTTCGGCCCCGGCTCAAGATGAATGTCGCTCGCCTGGAGCTTGATCGCTTTGCTCAGGATCAGATTCGCCAGTTGAATCACCGGGGCAAGACGGCTCTTCGCTTCAAGGGAGCGGGCCTCTGCATGGAGGAGGTTCCCCTCTTCCAACGGTGAAACGACCTGAATCGATCCCTCTCCGAAATCTTTCGCGGAGGCCTCGACGATTTTCTCCACCGAAGTGGCGAGGCGGTAGTTCTGCTCGATTGTTTCCAAGATGGCTCTTCGCGTGGCGATGGCCGGATGGATCGCCATCCCCGCTTGGAATTGGAGGTCGTTGATCGATTCATAATCGAGCGGATCGACCATGGCGACCCTCAACTTTTTGCTTTGAATTTCCAACGGCACGGCGAGGTGACGTTTGGCGAGCGATTCGGGGATCAAAAGAAGAAGGGCCGGATCGATGGGGATCCCCGTCGGCTCGATATAACTGAGATCGAGTTGGGCGGCGAGGGATTGGGCCATCTGTTTTTCTGAAATCATCTGCAGCGCAATGAGGATCTCGCCCAGCCGTTTTCCGATCTTCCGCTGTTCGTCCAAGGCCTGCCGGATGTGGTCTTGAGAGAGAAGGCCGGTTTCAACCAAAAGATCTCCCAATCTCTTTTTTGCGGCCTTCCGCTCATTTCCCTTAACTGCATTCTCCATCGGTCCACCTTTTGCTGAATATTGAGGTGCGCCGGGAACCGATAAAAGCTCCCGTCCGTCGAATGCCGAAATGAAAATAGTGCCGCCGACCTCGTCTGAAAATGAGGAGAGCCTCTTCCTCTCGGCCGATCGGGCCGAACGGTTCTGAAGAGCGGAATAAAAAGTTGAGGGAAGCGTCGATCGGGTTGTTACGCTCCATCCGGCCGGTTCGGGATGCGCCGTCGTTGAGGATGGAGAGGGCGGTGTTTCCAAGGGCTTGGAGGTGAATTGGTTCTTATTTTATCCGTTTGAAAATTCAAAAGTCAATCAATCGTGATTTTTCTCACTTCTTCCTCAGAGGACATCAGGATCGGCCATTCGATCTTCTGTACGGGTTCGACATATAGAACCCCTGCAATCTCTTGACAAGGGAAGGGGGTTCCAGTAGTCTCTCCGCCATGCAAGAGAGAAGAAAGTCCCAACGAATCGGTTTTAATCTGAAGATCGCTCTGATACAGGAAGGGGGAGGTGTGATCGAGATCCTTCGTCCCAATATCGGTTGGGGAGGGATCGGAGGCTACACCCGAGATCCGGTTGAAGCAGGCAAGGGGATCGAGATTGAGGTTTTCTTCGAACAACGTACGGGTGAGATGACTTCGGAGAAACTTTCAGGAAAAATCGTCTGGGCGCGCCGCGATGGAAATTTCAATGCGCTTGGGATTTCTTTTTCGGAGGTGAATCGAACGTCCCACCCCCGGCTTCTTTCATATCTTCAATACATCGATCAGGCTGATTAAGTCTGGTTACTGGCTTGTTCGACCCAGATGTCCGTCTGGCGTTGGCCCGCGTGTTCTATATATTCCGAGAACTCCTCTTCGTTTTTATCCGCCGCGAGGAATTGCTTATAGTGATGGCGAGCCTCCGCTTTCCTCCCGAGTTTATCAAAGGTCAGTCCCAAGTAGTAGTGAACGATGAACAGCTCGGAATTGAGTTGAAGCGCCTTCTCCCAGGCTTGGATCGACGCGAAGGCGCGGCCGGCCATGTAGTAGGCCGATCCAAGATTAAGATGTGTCTCGCTCCAGTCGGGATTTTGCCGAAGGACCTCCTCATATTCCCGAATCGAGTCGGACCAATTTCCTAAATGGAAGTGGGCGGAGGCGAGATTGTTTCTCGCTTCGCCGAACTGCGGCCGGATTTGGAGCGCGGTTCGATACTCCTCGACGGCCATGGGGTAGTTCTCCTCCTGGGCCCAAAACCATCCCTTCGAGAAATGACCATAGGCGGAGTCGGGGGCCAGATCGATAATTTTCCCAAGGTTTGTCTTGTTCCGTTCGTAGTCATCGCTCTTCAGTGATTCTTGAAAGAGCGCCTCGATCTCCCTGTGCGTCCCCTCCGCCGGATTCTCCGTTCCCCATGCCGGCCTGTGCGTCCCCTCCGCTGAGACGGAGAGGAGGAGCACCCAGCCGAGCAGAAATCCATTATAAAAAAGATGTTTCATCGCCGTTCCTTTTCTCGACCGGTTTTGCGGAAGAATCCAGGCGGTGGCCGATCGATTTGCCATCTTGATTTCTTATAAGCAACCATAACAAAATTCGGTGGTCTGTCAAGTGGAGGGATCTTGCGGAAGAATAAACACGTTAAGAATCAATGATTTATGGTGCAGAACCTTTTAGGGAATTGGGGGGAGGGAAGTACCGAAAAGGGATCTTGTCTAACGGTCGTGACAGACGAGGCAAAGCGAGGCGGAGGGAACACGTAAAAAGGGACGGATCTTTTCGCTGTGGGGATTGTGGCAGCTGTCACACTCCATCCGGCCGGAGGTGGTTCGGACCAGGGTGGAGAGGATTTCCGGCGAAGAGACTTTTTCTTTCGGAAGATCGAGGTAGGAGGAGGTTCCGTGTTGGGGCAGGACATACCCTTCCGGACGGAGATCGGGGATCGTCCAATAGCGGGCGTAGGTCACCGACGGATTCTCGGGGACGAACATGCCGTTCGGTTTTCTTGGATAGGGGATCGAAATCGGATGATCGACGCGGCTCAATGGCGGCGCTTCCCTGGAGGAGAAACCTCCTTCCCAGGAGGTGTTGGCTTCGGCCCCGAGACGGGCGGTATCGACATTGACGCCGTGCATGTCCTTGGCAAGGGCGCCGTCATGGCAGGCCAAGCAGGTGAGCGAGGAGCCGGTCGGCTGATTGTACGGGTGGCTCTTCGCCGAAAGGGTGGCGGTCAGGCGGTATTCGGCTCCCTCCCGGCTTCCCCAAAGAGGCGGACTCGGCGCCTTTTGCGGCGGAGCGGCGGTCTCCGTTTCGGCAGGGACCGCTTTGGGCGCCGCCGCGGCTCCCGGGATCGGATCGATATGGCAGATCGTACAGGAGGTGGAAGGAGGGAGCGAGGGAAGGGCCAGATTGTGCCGCGAGCGGACGACCTCATCGAGCGGAGAGGCATCCAGCGTGGCGAGCCCCGCAAAGAGGGCCAAGGAAAGAAGCCCAAGCATTGTTCCCGGTCGCTTCATCTCAAGCGTTCCTTATTTTGATAAACCGATTTTCTTTTGAACGATCTCCGCCAATTGGTCCGCCATCGCGACGATCGCGGTTTGCTCTTCGCCTTCGATCATGATCCGAAGAAGGGGTTCGGTTCCGGAATACCGGATGAGGATTCGGCCGTTGTTCCTCAGCTTCTCCTCGCAGTCGGCGATTGCTTTTTGAAGCCCCGGAATCTCCGAGATCTCCAGCTTTTTTTGAACCCGAACATTCTTGAGCACCTGGGGAAGCGCGGTCATGCAGGCGGCCAGCTCGGAGACCTTTTTCCCCGTTCGTTTCATGAGAGAAAGGAGCTGCAGTGCGCTAATCAAGCCATCGCCGGTGGTGTTATAGTCGAGAAAAATGACATGGCCCGACTGCTCGCCGCCGAGGTTATAACCGTCTTTTATCATCCGTTCGAGTACATATCGATCGCCCACCGGGGTTCGAACGACCTGAATCCCCCGCGACCGGAGGGCCAAGTCCATCCCCATATTGCTCATGAGGGTGGAGACCAGCGTCTCTCCTTTTAATGCCTTCTCCTGGTGGAGGGCCAGGGCGAAGGCGACCAGAAGCGCATCGCCGTCGACGACATGACCCCTTTCGTCCACAAAGACGGCCCGATCGGCATCCCCATCGTGGGCAATGCCGACGTCGGCTTGGGTCTCGATCACCTTCTTTTGAAGCTCCTCGGGATAAAGGGCGCCGCAGTTGAGATTGATGTTGGTCCCGCTGGGACTGTCGCTGAGGACGATGACCTCGGCCCCCAACTCTCGGAGGACCATCGGCGCGACTTTATAAGCCGCTCCGTTCGCGCAGTCGACGACGATCTTCATCCGCTGAAAATCGAGCCCTTTCGGAAGGGAGTTCTTGACAAACTCGATGTATCGCCCTTCGACATCGTCGATCCGAAAGACCTTTCCGATTTCCGCCGCCGTCGGCCGGATGTTGTCGATTTCGCCCGAGAAGATCAACGATTCGATCTGATGTTCCATTTCGTCGGGGAGCTTTAACCCGTCCCTGGAGAAAAACTTGATGCCGTTGTCTTCGAAGGGATTGTGCGAGGCGGAGATCATCACCCCGGCATCGACCCGGAGGCTTCGCGCGAGGAAGGCGACGGCGGGGGTCGGAAGGGGACCGACCAAGAGGACATCGACCCCCATGGAGCAGATGCCCGAGGTGAGGGCCGACTCCAACATGTAACAGGAGAGGCGAGTGTCTTTGCCGATGACGATCCGGTGGCGGCCCGCCTTGTTTTTAAAGATATGAGCGGCGGCCCGGCCCAGCTTCATCGCCATCTCGCTCGTCATCGGCTCGATGTTGGCGATGCCGCGGACGCCGTCCGTTCCGAACAGCTTGCGCATGGTCGAACCCACTCGGCTACTTCTCTGAGGGAGGAGCGCTCATCGAATGCTCGCCGGGACCGTCCATGGAGTGATCCGGCGGGACCGATGAGATTTGCATGAGGCGATTTTTATTGATCTTGATCTTTGCTTTTTCTTTCAGCTGATCGATTTCGTCGTTGATCATCGTGCCCCGGATGTTTTGAAGTTGGGCCGGAGCGAGCTCTTCGAAGTTTTTCGCATCTTTGGTCTCGACCACTTTGATAATATGGAATCCGAAGGGGCTTTGGACCGGTTTGCTGATTTCATTGACCTTCAGAGAAAAGGCGGCGTCGCTGAAGGCTTTTACCATCCGGTCCTTGGTGAAGAAGCCGAGGTCTCCGCCGCGGGGGGCGCTTCCGGGATCGGTCGATTTCTCTTTGGCCAGGGCGGCGAAATCTCCCCCTTGATCGAGCTTTTTCTTGATCTCTTTCGCTTCTTCTTCGCTCTTGACCAGGATGTGGCTGGCGCGGACCTCTTTAAATTCCGCTTTGTTTTTATTATAGTATTTTTTCATCTCGGCGTCGGTCAGCTTTTCCGCCGCGATCTGGTTGACCACTTCGCTGATCATCACCTCTTTGGTCAGCTCTTCGATCCGTTCTTTCACCTCTTTTTTCTTATCGAGTCCCAACCGTTTTCCCTCTTGGTTGAGGACCTCGCGTGAAATCAGGATATCGAGGAGCTCTTCCTTCCCCTCGGCCGTGTCGAAATTTCCCTGCCCCTCCCGGGTCAGCCGCTCCATCCGCTTTTCAAATTCATCCGAGCTGATCGAGGCCCCGTTGATGTTGGCGACCTCGTCTTCCGCTGCGTTTACGATCGAAAAGAGCGTCCCCTGCGCGACGATGCTCAAAGTAAGAAAGGAAACAAGGGCGATCATTTGTTTTAAACTCATTGAAACCTCCGAGTCATAAATATGTGGCGACATTGTACCCGTTTATCCGAAAAAGATCAACGGGAATTCCTGCACGGGCCTTATTCCGACGAACGCTTCGTCCGGTTTATTCTTGTTTTGACGGGGTGAGGTTGTTAAAATAGCCCCTCTTTAGGATACGGTCGATTCTCGGTGACGGAGATCACTTTGCCGGGATCGGTTTTTGCCAACCCTCACGGCCGAAACGATGAGTGCCCCCCAATTTGTCGAAGTCGCGCTTGCCGAAGCGGATGGAACTTTTCATTACCATCTCCCATCAACCTGGGCCGCGGCGCCGTTGGCGCCGGGGACCCGGCTGTTGGTGCCGTTCGGGCGCGGCTGGCGCCTGGCTTATTATGTTCGGCGCGTCGATCGGCCGGAGGTCCCAGAAACCAAAGAAGTTCTCGCCTTATTGGACGGCGATGTCTCGATTCCATCTTCTCTCTTTCAACTCCTTCATTGGATTTCCGATTATTACTTTGCCCCCTTGGGGAGGGTGATCAAAGGGGCCTTCCCCCAGGGAAGCCAGGCGGTGGTCCGCAGACGCTTCCATCTCACGGAAACGGCGGAGAAAGCCGGGGGAGAAAAGAAAACGGCGCTCCAGGAGCGGATCATTGCGGCGCTCAAGGAGGGAGGAGGGCTGACGGAGCCCCAGCTTCGCAAACGGACGGGGGGAGAGAAATTGGCCGGGTCCCTCTCCACATTAAAGAAAAAAGGATGGATCTCGGAAGCGTGGGAGGTCGATCGCCCCGCCGTCCGGAAAAAATTCCGCCGTCTTGTTTTCTTGAAATCCGATCCGGCTGAAGCGGCTTCCCTCATCGCCTCGTTACAAAAACGCGCCCCGCAGCAGGCCAGTGTCCTTCAGGTTCTTCTGACCGCCGGGGGGGCGATGCCGGTCGGCGCGTTTGAAGCACCGCTTCGCGCCTCACTGAAACGCCTGCTCGACAAAGGGCTGATCGATCAGGCGGAGGAAGAGGCCCCGCGAACGCCGATGCGTCCTTCGGGGTTCCCGCTGCAGCCATCGATTCTCTTGAATTCTGCCCAGCAAGCCGCGGTAGATCAGATTGTCTCCGCCGTCGAGGGGAAAACCTTCACCCCGTTTTTGCTGCATGGGGTGACCGGGAGCGGGAAGACGGAGGTCTACCTTCGCGTTATCGAAAAGGCCCTTGCGCAAAAGAGGGGGGCGATTGTCCTTGTGCCGGAGATCGCTTTAACCGCCCAATTGGTCGCGCGGTTTCAGAGCCGGTTCGGGGAGGCGGTGGCCCTCTTCCACAGCGGCCTCTCGCCGGGGGAGCGTTATGATGAGTGGCGCCGTATCCGGGAGGGAAAAGCACAGATCGCGATCGGCGTCCGGTCGGCGATCTTCGCTCCCTTCGAATCGGTCGGGGTGATCATCGTCGACGAGGAGCACGATTCGTCGTACAAGCAGGATGACGGCGTCCGCTATCATGCGCGCGATACCGCGTTGGTTCGGGGAAAGCAGTCCGACGCCGTCGTGGTGTTGGGATCGGCGACCCCTTCCTTCGAGTCGTTCTACAATAGCGAGACCGGAAAATATCGCCTGCTTCCGCTTCCGGGCCGGATCGATGCCCGTCCCTTGCCGGCGGTGGCGGTGGTCGATCTTCGGAAGAAAGAGGATTGGGTCCGGCCGTTTTTGACCCGATCGCTTCTTTCGGCGATGGAGAAACGCTTGGAGAATCGAGAGCAGACGCTCCTCTTTCTGAATCGGCGCGGCTTCTCCCCCTCGCTTCTCTGCCCCGACTGCGGCTATCTCCCCCATTGCATCCGTTGCAGCGTCTCCTTGACCTTCCACAAGAAATTGCAAAAGTTGGTCTGTCATTATTGCGGGTTTCAGCTTGCCCCGCCGACCGCCTGCTCCCAATGCCAGGGGGTCCGGCTGGTCCATCTTGGGATTGGAACCGAGCAGGTGGAAGAGGAGATCCGACAACGTTTTCCGGCGGCGCGGGTGGCCCGGATGGACCGGGACACCACGCAGAAAAAAGAGTCCCACCACAAGATCCTCACGGCGATGGCGCAGCGGGAGATCGACATCCTCATCGGCACCCAGATGATCACCAAAGGGCACGATTTTCCCGATGTCACGCTGGTCGGCGTTCTTTGCGCCGATCTCTCGCTTCACTTCCCCGATTTCCGCTCGTCCGAGCGGACCTTTCAGCTGTTGGCCCAAGTGGCAGGCCGGGCGGGCCGGGGGGATCGGCCCGGCGAGGTCCTCATTCAAACCTTTCAGCCGAATCATGAGTCGGTCGCGGCGGCGACCACGCACGATTATCTCGGGTTCTATGCGCAGGAGATCGCCTTCCGAAAGGAGATGGGTTATCCCCCCTTCTGCCGGTTTACCCTTCTCTTGTTCAGCCATTCGGAAGAAAAGCGGGTGGTCGATCGGGCGGCGGCCCTTCTAAAAGAAATCGAGAAGGCGCTTCCCCCTCTGAAGAAAGGGGAGACCGAACGGGGGGTGACCCTCCTCGGTCCGGCGCCGGCGCCGCTGATGCGCCTGCGGGGGGAATACCGCTATCAGATTCTCCTCAAAGGAAAAGATCAGAAGAAAATCGCCGCCGTTCTCAAAGAAGGGCTGAATTCCTGGAAGCGGATGGAGCGGAAGGGGGTCCGGCTGGAGGTGAATGTCGATCCTCAGAATTTCGTCTGACCATTTCACCTTGGGGTAAGGCGCAGCTGTAGAAATCATAATAATGTTGTTTTCACATATTGTAAGGTCAGCTCTTTCTTCCTGTAATCCTCGCATAAAATCAGCGATCCGAAATAAAGGTTTCCAATTCTAATCTTGTATTTAGCACCCCAATATGGTATGAAATGGCGCCATCATGGACGCAATCTTTTAGATCATGGACTGTCCGTCCCAGGAAAACTTTGTCTCTGGAAATGACCTTCGAAGAGTGATGAAACCGTCTGGCCAGCGTTCCAGCGGCAATTAGCCTTCGCAGTTACAGCATGGCTTCGCTCATGCGCACAGTTCAGTCGTTATGTAACGAAATAGTAAGAAGGATATATGCTGCAGGTAGGTCTGCTTTTATTCTTTCTAATAATGTTTCAGAATAACTTATTCGCTTCTGAAAAAGGGGGCGTAATTGAAAGCAATGCGGAAGTAGAACTTCTATATAGCATTGGTGATCTCAGCAATGATATTCAACTCAATGCCGGATTCAATTTACCTATTAGGGAATATATTGGCGCATCGATAAATACAAACATTCAACATGACAGGGGGAAAGGAAATATCGTTGATGCAGAACGTTTTTCCCTGGATGGTTCATTATTTTTGCGGGACTTTAGCATTGGGAAAATTACCGCATTCTATGGTTTTGAACGTACTAACTTTGATATACCTCAAAGATCACCTTCACCCGATACCATAGATAGACAACGCTATGGTGTATCAGCCGATTATTATCTCAGTAATTTCACGCTAGGATTGATACAAGCTTTTAATCGTTTCGATCCTGCAAGTATTGGAACTTTTAAGATCTTTGGTGTGTCGGGTTGGTGGTACCCGAATGATAATATACGCGTTTTTTTATCTGTTGGTTTTATTGATGCTGAAGGTTCTTATAGTTTTGGATTCGTTGATCAGCCAAACTTTTTAAAAGATCTTTTTAGTGTGTCCTACTATTACAGTAGGACCGAAAACAACGAAAGTCACAATTATGTTTTAACCTATTATTTTGATAAGAAAATAGCCTTGAAGGAGCGAGACAGAAAATATCGTTAATAAACTTTATATTATGAAAAATAGATGCTGAAATTATTGAATTGTTAGGGCAAGCTTCAGCTGCCGATTTTCATCAAATAAGAACTAATTTTGGTAAATCGGCAACACCTCTCCAACCTCCTTCCTGTAATAAATGACCTAAAAGTCTATCCCAGGATAGAACATTTCTACCGAAATTAGTGAAAACAAGGTCTCCCACGTGGAGAAGGAAAGAGGGATGATCAGTGAACCTCTGCGATGCGCAAATCGGTCACCCAATAGCGATGACTAAGTGGAGGGCTTGAGATCTGATGATAGTGGATTTTCTAAAATATAATCTACTAAAGACTCTAAATGATCCGAGAGTTGTATCTTCTTATAAAGCCAGCCTGAAAGAAAAGTCTGAGATATTTCCTCAATGATTTTCAATCTCTCTATAACCGATTCAACGTCGTGAATATTTACCCGTGTAATGCCATGAGCAATATCCTTTCTAGTCTTATAATTCTTATCAATCCAGTCAGTTTCTCCACGAATCAGATCTGGCCAGGAGTTGCAGTTCCCCCATAGACTTTCAAAGCACGCCCAAATTTGATTTATGGAACCACTAGAAGTTTTTTCTGTTTTGGGGTGATACTTTGTCGCAGTAACTTCAATTGAGTTCCAAAATGCTAGAAACCTATCAAATGGATCTTCTGAATATAAGCCCTTTCTATACCAGCCCAAAGCTCTTAGAAATGTCGGTTCTTGCTCAGATAACTGGTTTGCAGTATAAAAAGACGTCTTCCATTCCCTTTTTTCTACAACTCGGCGTACCGCATAAGTCGCCCTCCTTCCTACCTCAAGCTCAGAAAAACTTAAAAATAGGGGCTGTTTAATTTCGAGGGCAAGGGCGTCAAGCATTTGTCCAAAGAAAATCAATGCAGCCTTATGTGCAAGGTCACTTGTGGAAGCAAACGCTGTTAGAAAGGCTTCTATTCCTGATGCTGCGTTTTTTAAAATAATCTTACTATAAAATGGACGATCGCCCTGGAAACCTTTCAATACCTCTAGGTTAATAGTGCTATCGACTTTGATTGAACCTTCTACTAAGAGTCTTACTTCCCAGGTCGGTAAGTCAGTCATAGATAAAACCTGATGATATTTTAATTGAAATTCCGAGTGTAGCAGGGACCATATTCCCCCAAGACAAAAACACCTTTTCCGATCCCCGAAGATTACGCCAAGACCTTTCAGAAATCAACAAAGGTTTCTTTCCGAA contains:
- the glmM gene encoding phosphoglucosamine mutase; this encodes MGSTMRKLFGTDGVRGIANIEPMTSEMAMKLGRAAAHIFKNKAGRHRIVIGKDTRLSCYMLESALTSGICSMGVDVLLVGPLPTPAVAFLARSLRVDAGVMISASHNPFEDNGIKFFSRDGLKLPDEMEHQIESLIFSGEIDNIRPTAAEIGKVFRIDDVEGRYIEFVKNSLPKGLDFQRMKIVVDCANGAAYKVAPMVLRELGAEVIVLSDSPSGTNINLNCGALYPEELQKKVIETQADVGIAHDGDADRAVFVDERGHVVDGDALLVAFALALHQEKALKGETLVSTLMSNMGMDLALRSRGIQVVRTPVGDRYVLERMIKDGYNLGGEQSGHVIFLDYNTTGDGLISALQLLSLMKRTGKKVSELAACMTALPQVLKNVRVQKKLEISEIPGLQKAIADCEEKLRNNGRILIRYSGTEPLLRIMIEGEEQTAIVAMADQLAEIVQKKIGLSK
- a CDS encoding peptidylprolyl isomerase, yielding MSLKQMIALVSFLTLSIVAQGTLFSIVNAAEDEVANINGASISSDEFEKRMERLTREGQGNFDTAEGKEELLDILISREVLNQEGKRLGLDKKKEVKERIEELTKEVMISEVVNQIAAEKLTDAEMKKYYNKNKAEFKEVRASHILVKSEEEAKEIKKKLDQGGDFAALAKEKSTDPGSAPRGGDLGFFTKDRMVKAFSDAAFSLKVNEISKPVQSPFGFHIIKVVETKDAKNFEELAPAQLQNIRGTMINDEIDQLKEKAKIKINKNRLMQISSVPPDHSMDGPGEHSMSAPPSEK
- the priA gene encoding primosomal protein N' → MPTLTAETMSAPQFVEVALAEADGTFHYHLPSTWAAAPLAPGTRLLVPFGRGWRLAYYVRRVDRPEVPETKEVLALLDGDVSIPSSLFQLLHWISDYYFAPLGRVIKGAFPQGSQAVVRRRFHLTETAEKAGGEKKTALQERIIAALKEGGGLTEPQLRKRTGGEKLAGSLSTLKKKGWISEAWEVDRPAVRKKFRRLVFLKSDPAEAASLIASLQKRAPQQASVLQVLLTAGGAMPVGAFEAPLRASLKRLLDKGLIDQAEEEAPRTPMRPSGFPLQPSILLNSAQQAAVDQIVSAVEGKTFTPFLLHGVTGSGKTEVYLRVIEKALAQKRGAIVLVPEIALTAQLVARFQSRFGEAVALFHSGLSPGERYDEWRRIREGKAQIAIGVRSAIFAPFESVGVIIVDEEHDSSYKQDDGVRYHARDTALVRGKQSDAVVVLGSATPSFESFYNSETGKYRLLPLPGRIDARPLPAVAVVDLRKKEDWVRPFLTRSLLSAMEKRLENREQTLLFLNRRGFSPSLLCPDCGYLPHCIRCSVSLTFHKKLQKLVCHYCGFQLAPPTACSQCQGVRLVHLGIGTEQVEEEIRQRFPAARVARMDRDTTQKKESHHKILTAMAQREIDILIGTQMITKGHDFPDVTLVGVLCADLSLHFPDFRSSERTFQLLAQVAGRAGRGDRPGEVLIQTFQPNHESVAAATTHDYLGFYAQEIAFRKEMGYPPFCRFTLLLFSHSEEKRVVDRAAALLKEIEKALPPLKKGETERGVTLLGPAPAPLMRLRGEYRYQILLKGKDQKKIAAVLKEGLNSWKRMERKGVRLEVNVDPQNFV